One window of bacterium BMS3Abin08 genomic DNA carries:
- the dapA gene encoding 4-hydroxy-tetrahydrodipicolinate synthase, with product MFEGSMVAIVTPFKDGKIDEEAFSELIEWHIAEGTDAIVPCGTTGESATLEYDEHYRVIEIAIKTVNKRLPVIAGTGANSTDETITLTGRAKELGADGALLVAPYYNKPTQEGVYRHYRAVAESVDLPLVLYNVPGRTAINISPSTVARLAEIENIVAIKEASANMRQVSDIIRLCGERITVLSGDDFTIYPIMMLGGRGVISVSANVLPKALSELCAACNKGDFKRAREIHYMVEPLNAAMFIETNPIPVKTALSMMGKIREEFRLPLCEMAEGNRKKLKDVLESYNLI from the coding sequence ATGTTTGAAGGATCAATGGTTGCAATAGTGACCCCTTTTAAGGATGGCAAGATCGATGAGGAGGCTTTCTCGGAGCTGATTGAGTGGCATATTGCTGAAGGCACGGATGCCATTGTCCCCTGTGGGACAACGGGGGAATCGGCCACACTTGAATATGATGAGCACTACAGAGTAATAGAGATTGCAATTAAGACCGTTAACAAGAGGCTTCCCGTCATAGCGGGTACAGGGGCTAACTCCACGGATGAGACCATCACCCTGACAGGAAGGGCAAAGGAACTCGGCGCCGATGGTGCCCTCCTTGTCGCCCCTTACTATAACAAGCCGACACAGGAAGGCGTTTACAGGCACTACAGGGCGGTGGCTGAATCAGTTGATCTCCCCCTTGTACTTTATAACGTTCCAGGGAGGACGGCGATAAACATTTCACCTTCAACCGTGGCCCGACTTGCCGAGATTGAGAATATCGTAGCCATCAAGGAGGCATCCGCCAATATGAGGCAGGTGAGCGATATAATAAGGCTCTGTGGTGAGCGTATAACGGTACTGTCCGGAGATGATTTTACTATCTACCCCATTATGATGCTCGGTGGCAGGGGTGTGATATCCGTCTCTGCCAATGTTTTGCCGAAGGCCCTTTCAGAGCTTTGTGCCGCCTGTAACAAGGGTGATTTCAAAAGGGCCCGGGAGATACACTACATGGTGGAACCTCTAAATGCGGCAATGTTTATCGAGACAAACCCGATCCCTGTAAAAACTGCACTATCCATGATGGGGAAGATCCGGGAGGAATTCAGGCTTCCCCTCTGTGAGATGGCTGAGGGCAACAGGAAGAAATTGAAGGATGTGTTGGAATCGTATAACCTCATTTAA
- the dapF gene encoding diaminopimelate epimerase, giving the protein MDIHFTKMHGLGNDFVVVDAIEQPSLIGITDDELSSLSVYLCRRRFGVGADQLLMLFPSDVADFRMRIFNADGSEVEMCGNGIRCLAKYIWDRNLSDRNVLEIQTMAGIIKPGARDGLVRVDMGNPEFHPDRIPLYLEGLEDSKIAKEERVLDYPLDIEGELLKISCVSMGNPHCVIVVDDVQTFPVSYYGPMLENHQLFPNRTNVEFVEVINDGEIRMRVWERGAGETMACGTGASASAVITSVKGLTNRDVRVHLLGGDLLIEWAADGHVYMTGPAIAVFDGVIPYELDS; this is encoded by the coding sequence ATGGATATACACTTCACAAAGATGCATGGGCTCGGCAATGACTTCGTGGTTGTTGACGCCATTGAACAGCCTTCCCTGATCGGGATAACAGATGATGAACTGTCTTCATTGTCCGTGTATCTTTGCAGGCGGAGATTCGGTGTCGGGGCGGACCAGCTTCTCATGCTCTTTCCCTCGGATGTGGCCGACTTCCGTATGAGGATCTTCAATGCCGACGGTTCCGAGGTGGAGATGTGCGGGAACGGGATCAGGTGTTTAGCAAAGTACATCTGGGACAGGAACTTAAGTGACAGGAATGTACTTGAGATACAGACAATGGCCGGTATTATCAAACCGGGGGCGAGAGACGGTCTTGTCAGGGTTGATATGGGGAACCCTGAATTTCATCCTGACAGGATACCCCTCTATCTGGAGGGGCTTGAGGATAGTAAGATTGCGAAAGAAGAGAGGGTGCTGGATTATCCACTCGATATAGAGGGTGAACTCCTCAAGATATCCTGCGTATCCATGGGGAATCCCCACTGTGTTATAGTGGTGGATGATGTGCAGACATTCCCCGTGAGTTATTACGGCCCCATGCTTGAAAACCACCAGTTATTTCCCAACAGGACCAACGTCGAGTTCGTCGAGGTAATCAATGATGGAGAGATAAGGATGAGGGTGTGGGAGCGTGGTGCAGGTGAGACCATGGCCTGCGGGACGGGTGCTTCCGCCTCTGCAGTCATTACATCAGTGAAGGGACTGACAAACAGGGATGTAAGGGTTCATCTCCTTGGTGGGGATCTCCTTATTGAATGGGCCGCCGATGGTCATGTGTATATGACCGGTCCTGCCATAGCCGTTTTTGATGGCGTTATCCCCTATGAGTTGGACAGTTAG
- the lysA gene encoding diaminopimelate decarboxylase codes for MHFSRYVNNRLFAEDVSVEDLAGEYGTPLFIYSRKTIERHFRAYDEAFKELAHIVCFAVKANSNGAILRLLGNLGGGADIVSGGELYRALRAGIPPGRIVYAGVGKRDDEIEYALKKGILMFNIESEQELLRIDEISGQKGKKVRIALRINPDVDPETHPYISTGLKKNKFGIPIEDALEFYRLAAGLPNVEVFGVHKHIGSQITRVAPFVDALKRVMILMDRLKEENINLKCLDIGGGLGIRYSDESPPHPKDLARRLLPLLRGRDITIIMEPGRSIVGNGGILVTRVLYLKKGADREFVIVDAGMNDLMRPTLYDSYHHIVPVRKNRRRVFNADIVGPICETGDFLARGRSIQAVKQGELLAVMSAGAYGFSMGSNYNSRPRAAEVLVAGEDHYIIRERESYRDLVRGERVPDFLR; via the coding sequence ATGCATTTTTCCCGGTACGTTAACAACAGACTCTTTGCCGAGGATGTCTCCGTCGAGGACCTCGCCGGTGAGTACGGGACCCCTCTTTTTATTTACAGCCGTAAAACGATAGAGAGGCACTTCAGGGCCTACGACGAAGCCTTCAAGGAGTTGGCTCACATTGTCTGTTTTGCTGTAAAGGCAAACTCGAACGGGGCCATACTGAGGCTCCTCGGGAACCTCGGGGGGGGCGCTGATATAGTCTCCGGTGGTGAGCTGTACAGGGCGCTCCGTGCAGGTATCCCCCCCGGGAGGATAGTATATGCGGGTGTCGGGAAGAGGGATGACGAGATAGAATATGCCCTGAAGAAGGGCATTCTCATGTTCAATATCGAGTCCGAACAGGAACTTCTCAGAATAGACGAGATCTCGGGGCAGAAAGGCAAAAAGGTCCGTATCGCCCTCAGGATTAACCCTGATGTCGATCCGGAAACGCATCCATATATTTCCACCGGGCTAAAGAAGAACAAATTCGGTATACCCATAGAGGACGCCCTTGAGTTTTACCGTCTTGCCGCCGGTCTCCCTAATGTCGAGGTGTTTGGTGTCCATAAGCATATTGGATCCCAGATCACCAGGGTTGCACCCTTTGTTGATGCCTTGAAGCGGGTGATGATCCTTATGGACAGACTCAAGGAGGAGAATATAAACCTCAAATGTCTCGATATCGGCGGCGGCCTCGGGATAAGGTATTCAGATGAGTCGCCTCCCCACCCGAAGGACCTTGCAAGGAGGCTGCTTCCTCTGCTCAGGGGACGGGATATAACCATAATCATGGAGCCCGGCAGGTCCATTGTGGGAAACGGGGGCATACTTGTTACAAGGGTTCTGTATCTCAAGAAAGGCGCCGACAGGGAGTTCGTTATTGTAGATGCCGGGATGAACGACCTCATGAGACCCACCCTCTATGATTCATACCATCATATCGTCCCGGTAAGGAAAAACAGGAGGAGGGTTTTTAATGCCGATATCGTTGGCCCTATCTGTGAAACAGGGGATTTCCTTGCCAGGGGAAGGAGCATTCAGGCAGTTAAGCAGGGTGAACTCCTTGCCGTTATGAGTGCCGGGGCCTATGGCTTTTCGATGGGTTCAAATTACAACAGTCGCCCGAGGGCTGCCGAGGTCCTCGTTGCCGGGGAAGACCATTACATCATAAGGGAGCGGGAATCTTACAGGGATCTCGTCAGGGGTGAGAGGGTACCTGATTTTTTGAGATAA
- the clcA_1 gene encoding H(+)/Cl(-) exchange transporter ClcA, which yields MPKIPKGLTGEVIEGVVLFTSVVKWFIIASTVGVIVGAATAGFLKILEISENYVTKYNHYFLILPLSIFLSSLIIKYLAADAEGHGTEKVIEAVHKRSGKINFLVIPVKFVATVITVATGGSVGKEGPAAQIGGGLASVTADILRFGDADRKKLVICGISAGFSTVFGTPIAGAIFGVEVLFIGNLFYDALFPSFVAGMIGYHVATALGITYLYHPVDFVPVFSGSFIVKVAITGVILGFCAFIFIEMLESFKRISNRIRIWSPAKGLIGGGILIILTFIFTTRFLGLGLVTIRQTIEGGAINWYDPFMKMVFTSVTLNFGGSGGIVTPIFFIGSTAGSLIADIFGLDRATFAAIGLVGLLSGAANTPIAASIMAVELFGSKIGPYAALVCIISYLITGHRSVYPSQVLVRSKSSSVIIESGGVIEDITGIEIKTRSKTIFGVLVKIAGAIRRWANRLYNWLWKRYRKM from the coding sequence ATGCCAAAGATACCAAAAGGATTAACCGGTGAGGTAATAGAAGGAGTAGTTCTTTTTACAAGCGTGGTAAAGTGGTTCATAATCGCCTCAACCGTCGGCGTCATTGTAGGGGCTGCAACAGCAGGCTTCCTTAAGATACTTGAAATCTCAGAAAATTATGTCACGAAGTACAATCATTATTTCCTGATCCTTCCCCTTTCCATATTCCTGAGCAGCCTGATTATAAAATATCTTGCAGCGGATGCCGAAGGACACGGTACGGAAAAGGTCATAGAGGCAGTACACAAACGGTCGGGAAAGATCAACTTTCTGGTAATTCCGGTAAAGTTTGTTGCCACCGTGATAACCGTTGCAACGGGAGGCTCTGTAGGAAAGGAAGGACCTGCCGCCCAGATCGGGGGAGGGCTGGCCTCCGTCACTGCAGACATCCTGAGATTTGGAGATGCAGACAGGAAAAAACTGGTAATCTGCGGTATCAGCGCAGGTTTCTCAACCGTATTCGGCACACCAATAGCCGGGGCAATCTTCGGCGTTGAGGTCCTGTTCATAGGGAACCTCTTCTATGACGCCCTTTTCCCCTCTTTCGTGGCAGGTATGATCGGCTACCACGTTGCAACCGCCCTGGGGATCACGTATCTCTATCACCCCGTTGACTTTGTTCCCGTCTTCAGCGGCTCATTTATCGTGAAAGTGGCCATTACAGGCGTCATCCTCGGGTTCTGTGCATTCATCTTCATCGAGATGCTTGAATCCTTCAAGAGGATCAGTAACCGGATCAGGATATGGTCACCCGCCAAGGGGCTTATTGGTGGTGGAATTCTGATTATCCTTACCTTTATATTCACAACAAGGTTTCTTGGCCTGGGCCTTGTTACAATAAGGCAAACCATCGAGGGGGGAGCTATAAACTGGTATGACCCGTTCATGAAGATGGTGTTTACCTCCGTCACCCTCAATTTCGGGGGAAGCGGGGGAATAGTTACACCCATATTTTTTATTGGTTCGACGGCAGGAAGCCTCATTGCAGACATATTTGGTCTGGACAGGGCCACCTTTGCTGCAATCGGTCTTGTCGGACTCCTCTCAGGCGCAGCCAACACACCCATTGCCGCAAGTATAATGGCGGTCGAACTCTTTGGGTCAAAGATTGGACCCTATGCAGCACTTGTCTGTATCATCAGCTACCTGATTACAGGACACAGGAGTGTTTATCCGAGTCAGGTCCTTGTCAGAAGCAAGTCAAGTTCGGTCATTATCGAATCCGGCGGGGTAATTGAAGATATTACCGGGATCGAGATAAAGACCCGCTCGAAGACAATCTTTGGAGTACTGGTCAAGATAGCAGGCGCTATAAGACGCTGGGCCAACAGGTTATATAACTGGCTTTGGAAACGGTATAGGAAGATGTAA
- a CDS encoding magnesium transporter MgtE — protein sequence MPIFGEIFLSEVLKKPVLDIKGEELGVLKDFIIIKGEPLPVVSALIVSRKKRFFRIPWATMSLFNKRIMASTLSRTDLQEYTLSDDELLAARDILDKQIVDATGAKVVRVNDLKLEGYEGRAVLVAIDAGMRGILRRLGIEKRGDDLLKLFKVELPYNLISWNYIQPLAPKLKTISLTIPRQMMADLHPADIAEIISSVSRDEGTSLFTDLDLKTAAETLSELEPDIQASIIEEMDMERASDIIEEMPPDEAADILGDLPAEKMKELLEKIDREDAEDIQELLEHEEDTAGGLMTNDFIAYSQDTVVADAMINFKRDAAEIEAVYYLYVVKDEDRLSGVLSLKELLLADPGARLSDIMVGKIKTVHPDDDESIVAAAISKYNLVAIPVVDTDGILLGIVTVDDIIDRILPPKAKRKRKKV from the coding sequence ATGCCGATTTTTGGAGAAATATTCCTCAGTGAAGTCCTCAAAAAACCCGTTCTGGATATCAAGGGAGAAGAACTGGGGGTATTGAAGGATTTCATCATAATCAAGGGAGAACCCCTTCCCGTTGTCAGCGCACTTATTGTGTCGAGGAAGAAGAGATTCTTCAGGATACCCTGGGCGACCATGAGCCTGTTTAACAAGCGGATAATGGCCTCCACCCTCTCACGCACGGATTTACAGGAATACACACTTTCAGACGACGAACTTCTGGCCGCCAGAGATATCCTCGATAAACAGATAGTCGATGCCACAGGGGCAAAGGTGGTGAGAGTGAATGATTTAAAACTCGAGGGATATGAAGGACGTGCAGTCCTCGTTGCCATCGATGCCGGGATGAGGGGAATCCTGCGCAGGCTGGGGATCGAGAAAAGGGGAGATGATTTACTGAAGCTCTTCAAGGTTGAACTCCCCTACAACCTGATAAGCTGGAACTATATACAGCCCCTTGCCCCCAAGCTCAAGACGATCTCCCTTACTATCCCGAGGCAGATGATGGCAGATCTCCATCCTGCCGATATCGCTGAGATAATAAGTTCCGTCTCGCGGGATGAGGGGACAAGCCTCTTTACCGACCTCGACCTTAAGACGGCTGCCGAAACCCTCTCCGAACTTGAGCCCGATATTCAGGCAAGCATCATTGAGGAGATGGATATGGAAAGGGCGTCTGATATTATTGAGGAGATGCCCCCTGACGAGGCCGCCGATATCCTCGGAGACCTGCCCGCAGAAAAGATGAAGGAGTTGCTTGAAAAAATAGACCGGGAGGATGCCGAGGATATTCAGGAACTCCTTGAACACGAGGAAGACACGGCAGGGGGACTGATGACCAATGACTTCATTGCTTATTCACAGGACACTGTTGTAGCTGACGCCATGATCAACTTCAAACGTGATGCCGCCGAGATAGAGGCGGTCTATTACCTGTATGTCGTTAAAGATGAGGACAGGCTCAGCGGGGTCCTCTCCCTCAAGGAACTCCTTCTTGCCGACCCGGGAGCAAGGCTCTCGGACATAATGGTCGGTAAGATCAAGACGGTTCACCCGGACGATGATGAGAGCATAGTTGCCGCGGCAATCTCAAAGTACAATCTCGTTGCCATACCGGTAGTGGACACGGACGGGATCCTTCTCGGGATAGTAACCGTTGATGATATCATAGACAGGATACTGCCCCCCAAGGCAAAACGAAAGCGGAAAAAAGTCTGA